A DNA window from Acomys russatus chromosome 7, mAcoRus1.1, whole genome shotgun sequence contains the following coding sequences:
- the LOC127192278 gene encoding olfactory receptor 10A4 produces MTWGNWTIVREFILLSFSGLSYEVQALLFLLFLIIYLVTLMGNVLIILVTTADSALQSPMYFFLRNLSFLEIGFNLVIVPKMLGTLILQDKTISFLGCATQMYFFFFFGAAECCLLATMAYDRYVAICDPLRYPIIMSRRSCAQLAAASWFSGFPVATVQTTWIFSFPFCGPNRVNHFFCDSPPVIALVCADTSLFELEALTATVLFILFPFLLILGSYVRILSTIFRMPSAEGKRKAFSTCSSHLLVVSLFYSTAILTYFRPRSNTSPENKKMLSLSYTVVTPMLNPIIYSLRNNEVKAALRRIVRRTLGPQKL; encoded by the coding sequence ATGACCTGGGGAAACTGGACAATTGTCAGGGAGTTTATTCTTTTGAGCTTCTCAGGTTTGTCCTATGAGGTGCAGGCTCTACTATTCCTCCTGTTTTTGATCATTTACCTAGTCACCCTCATGGGCAATGTCCTCATCATCCTGGTCACTACAGCTGACTCTGCCCTGCAAAGTCctatgtacttcttcctcagaaACTTATCCTTCCTGGAAATAGGCTTCAACTTGGTCATTGTGCCCAAGATGCTGGGTACTTTGATACTCCAAGACAAAACCATCTCCTTCCTTGGCTGTGCCACTCagatgtatttcttcttcttctttggggcTGCTGAGTGCTGTCTCCTGGCCACAATGGcatatgaccgctatgtggccatctgtgaTCCCTTGCGCTACCCGATAATCATGAGTCGCAGGTCCTGTGCCCAGCTGGCAGCTGCTTCCTGGTTCTCAGGTTTCCCAGTGGCCACTGTGCAAACCACATGGATTTTCAGTTTCCCTTTTTGTGGCCCCAACAGGGTGAATCACTTCTTCTGTGACAGCCCCCCTGTCATAGCCCTGGTCTGTGCTGACACTTCACTGTTTGAACTGGAGGCTCTGACAGCCACTGTCCTattcattctctttcctttcttgttgatCCTGGGTTCCTATGTCCGCATCCTTTCCACCATCTTCAGGATGCCTTCGGCTGAAGGGAAACGGAAGGCCTTCTCCACTTGCTCCTCCCATCTTCTCGTTGTCTCCCTCTTCTACAGCACTGCCATCCTCACATACTTCCGGCCCCGCTCAAACACCTCCCCTGAGAACAAGAAGATGTTGTCACTCTCCTACACAGTTGTCACTCCCATGCTCAACCCGATCATCTACAGCTTAAGGAATAATGAGGTGAAGGCTGCGTTGAGGCGGATTGTTCGCAGAACCCTGGGCCCTCAGAAACTGTGA